From Legionella adelaidensis, one genomic window encodes:
- the lptE gene encoding LPS assembly lipoprotein LptE — MKILSRSLVIFLLILMTACGYHLRGFFDMPAWLNDVGIVLEKGHRDLPNLLQQQLEAYKVNVVPLSEARYILIIKNDQYRQEIMSVSSTTTPRQYQVFYSVHFVLQEAKGKMLIPAGIVEITRQITINSDRILGSDEEETLIKKEMREDAVLQIINRLSKLEPN; from the coding sequence ATGAAAATTTTATCTCGCTCTCTCGTTATTTTTTTGCTAATCCTCATGACCGCGTGTGGGTATCACTTACGCGGATTTTTTGATATGCCCGCTTGGCTCAACGACGTTGGTATTGTTCTTGAGAAGGGGCATAGAGATTTACCCAATCTGCTACAACAACAATTGGAAGCTTATAAAGTTAATGTCGTTCCTCTTTCCGAAGCAAGATATATTTTAATTATTAAAAATGATCAATATCGCCAAGAGATTATGAGCGTTAGTTCAACAACCACCCCCAGACAGTATCAGGTGTTTTACTCCGTACACTTCGTATTGCAAGAAGCTAAAGGTAAAATGTTAATCCCTGCAGGTATTGTAGAGATCACCCGACAGATTACTATTAATAGTGACCGCATCTTAGGATCGGACGAGGAAGAGACTTTGATAAAGAAAGAAATGCGGGAAGATGCCGTCCTACAAATAATTAATCGTTTAAGCAAATTAGAGCCAAATTAA